The following coding sequences lie in one Metallumcola ferriviriculae genomic window:
- the cooS gene encoding anaerobic carbon-monoxide dehydrogenase catalytic subunit: protein MAKSKFSTDNVSVHPSVQEMYQHLKADNMSNTFDRFPAQEKIRCNFCSAGLSCQLCTNGPCRISDKTGAVLGVCGIDRNAMAMRDMLLRNVMGTATYSYQAYEAFRTLKATALGQTPYEIKSKDKLYDFSKQLGVDTSGSEKDVAIRLADYLQWELHRGYDEPSKIIDIFAPPQRVELWRKLALYPSGPLHEIKDATASCLTNIDGDYVSLARKALRLSISCIYGAQVAGQWAIDIVLGTPYPHEVQYDMGILDPEYVNVVFNGHEPFDGAALVLKAREAEMQELAKKAGAKGLRVIGSIESGQEIVQRFELDDVFRGLIGNWLFIEPMLATGAVDFFGMSENCSPPYLAPYQEKYQVTLASTTRLVRVPGVEKHYDYKPQEIEGQAKDMIMVGVENFKKRKGKVKSRVPQRIQKGYSGFGVEALLQALGGSVQPLIDVIAANKIKGAVGLVNCTTLANGPHDYMTTELTRELIKRDIIVLSGGCGNQALEVAGFTSLDAIEWAGPGLQEVCKSLNIPPVLSFGTCTDTGRIAVLVSELAKALNVDSADLPVAVTAPQYMEQKATIDGIFSLAFGLYTHLSPTPPIAGGPELVKLLTEDLVEITGGRVALGDEPDKVADGIEQYIKERREHLGLKN from the coding sequence ATGGCCAAAAGTAAATTTTCCACGGACAATGTAAGTGTCCATCCTTCGGTTCAGGAAATGTACCAACATCTAAAAGCGGATAATATGTCAAACACCTTTGACCGCTTTCCTGCACAGGAAAAAATCCGTTGTAATTTTTGCTCCGCAGGACTGAGTTGCCAATTGTGTACTAATGGGCCATGTCGAATATCCGACAAGACAGGAGCGGTGTTAGGAGTTTGCGGCATTGACCGCAATGCCATGGCCATGCGGGATATGCTGCTAAGAAATGTCATGGGGACTGCTACTTATTCTTACCAGGCTTACGAAGCATTCCGTACATTAAAGGCCACCGCCTTGGGACAGACCCCATATGAGATCAAGTCCAAGGACAAGCTTTATGATTTCTCTAAGCAGTTAGGGGTAGATACTTCCGGTTCCGAGAAAGATGTAGCTATTAGATTGGCAGACTATCTGCAGTGGGAGCTTCATCGGGGGTATGACGAACCATCTAAAATTATTGATATATTCGCCCCGCCTCAAAGGGTTGAGCTCTGGCGTAAGCTTGCTCTTTACCCCTCCGGACCGCTTCATGAAATTAAGGATGCTACCGCCAGTTGTTTGACCAATATTGATGGAGATTATGTCTCCCTGGCACGCAAGGCGCTGCGCCTGAGTATATCCTGTATTTATGGTGCGCAAGTTGCCGGGCAGTGGGCGATAGATATCGTACTGGGGACTCCTTATCCTCACGAAGTTCAATATGACATGGGTATTTTGGACCCCGAATATGTCAACGTAGTTTTCAACGGCCACGAGCCCTTTGATGGTGCCGCATTGGTATTGAAAGCCAGGGAAGCGGAAATGCAGGAGCTGGCAAAAAAAGCTGGGGCCAAGGGATTAAGAGTGATTGGTTCAATCGAAAGCGGTCAGGAAATTGTTCAGCGATTTGAACTGGATGATGTTTTTCGCGGTTTGATTGGTAATTGGCTATTTATTGAGCCAATGCTGGCAACCGGTGCAGTAGACTTCTTTGGTATGAGCGAAAACTGCTCACCCCCTTATTTGGCACCTTATCAAGAAAAATATCAGGTCACGCTGGCATCCACTACTAGATTGGTGCGAGTACCTGGGGTAGAGAAACATTATGATTATAAACCCCAGGAGATAGAAGGCCAGGCTAAGGACATGATTATGGTAGGTGTAGAAAATTTTAAAAAGCGGAAAGGCAAAGTGAAATCTCGGGTGCCGCAAAGAATTCAAAAAGGATACTCCGGCTTCGGCGTGGAGGCGTTATTGCAGGCATTGGGCGGGTCAGTGCAACCGCTAATTGATGTAATTGCCGCGAATAAAATCAAAGGTGCGGTAGGATTAGTTAACTGTACTACTTTGGCTAATGGACCTCATGACTATATGACAACAGAACTTACCCGCGAGCTGATAAAACGTGATATCATTGTACTTTCCGGCGGCTGCGGCAACCAAGCTTTGGAGGTAGCCGGTTTTACCAGTCTTGATGCAATTGAATGGGCTGGCCCAGGACTGCAGGAAGTATGTAAGTCCTTAAATATTCCGCCGGTGCTGAGTTTTGGTACCTGTACTGACACTGGTAGAATTGCTGTGCTTGTCAGCGAACTGGCTAAGGCCCTTAATGTGGATAGTGCGGATTTGCCCGTGGCTGTAACTGCACCGCAATATATGGAGCAGAAGGCAACTATCGATGGGATATTTTCGTTGGCCTTTGGTCTATACACCCATCTTTCGCCGACCCCGCCGATTGCAGGGGGGCCCGAGCTGGTTAAGCTTCTAACAGAAGATTTGGTTGAGATTACCGGGGGTCGTGTGGCTTTGGGGGATGAACCTGATAAAGTGGCAGATGGTATCGAACAATACATTAAGGAAAGAAGAGAGCATCTGGGACTAAAAAATTAG
- a CDS encoding histidinol-phosphatase HisJ family protein, producing MSMKEACQAGLNKGVTEIAFTEHLDVIYPDSNLDWDFDIQKYSQTIQHMSQAYPALKIVKGVEVGLHPSGLEKSKDFTDRGEFDFIIGSIHVVGDKDMHEGEFFRNKSVNEALEEYFLTVNSLVKAYPYFNVLGHLDLVKRYLKFLDCKCGDINWHNYYDIVEDTLKELIYSGRGIELNMSGYRYGINTSHPDFNTLKLYRELGGEIITIGSDAHKPMDIGYKNIQAVELLQGAKFKYLAGFSKQIPQFYKIGS from the coding sequence ATGTCTATGAAAGAAGCCTGTCAAGCAGGTCTAAACAAAGGCGTAACAGAGATTGCCTTTACTGAGCACTTGGATGTTATTTATCCTGACAGTAACCTTGACTGGGACTTTGATATTCAAAAGTATAGCCAGACGATACAGCATATGAGCCAAGCTTATCCTGCCTTAAAGATAGTTAAAGGGGTTGAAGTAGGGCTGCATCCTTCCGGCTTGGAAAAGAGTAAGGACTTTACTGACCGGGGCGAATTTGATTTTATTATTGGGTCGATCCATGTGGTAGGAGATAAAGATATGCATGAAGGGGAGTTTTTCCGGAATAAGTCAGTCAATGAAGCATTGGAAGAATATTTTCTCACAGTCAACAGCTTAGTTAAAGCCTACCCCTATTTTAATGTCCTCGGCCATTTGGATTTGGTTAAAAGATATCTAAAGTTTCTTGACTGTAAATGTGGGGATATAAATTGGCACAATTATTATGACATCGTAGAAGATACATTAAAGGAGCTTATTTATTCCGGCCGCGGAATAGAGTTAAATATGTCAGGTTACCGATACGGCATCAATACCAGCCACCCTGATTTTAACACTCTGAAATTGTACCGAGAATTGGGTGGCGAAATAATCACTATCGGGTCTGATGCTCATAAACCTATGGATATTGGCTATAAAAACATTCAAGCAGTGGAGCTTTTACAAGGTGCTAAGTTTAAATACCTGGCCGGTTTTTCCAAACAAATCCCCCAATTTTATAAAATAGGCAGCTAA
- a CDS encoding ATP-binding protein: protein MKAYIDQQRCDRAPSCVVKRACPTGAIVQEKGRLFAGGKVSVDEDACEGCAICTRYCPHGAIKMKQ from the coding sequence ATGAAGGCGTACATTGATCAGCAGCGGTGCGACCGCGCCCCTAGCTGTGTTGTCAAGCGGGCCTGTCCTACCGGGGCTATTGTCCAAGAAAAGGGACGTTTGTTTGCCGGGGGAAAAGTTAGTGTCGATGAGGATGCTTGTGAAGGTTGTGCTATTTGCACGCGGTATTGTCCGCACGGTGCGATAAAAATGAAGCAGTAA
- a CDS encoding Tex family protein, protein MINAIAAEFNLPEKKIDTVVKLLKEGNTIPFIARYRKEMTGGLDDKTLRDIEQRVSYLEKLTQRKEEIAKNIEEQGKLTAQLTKEIQAATTLARLEDLYRPYKQKKSTRAAKAREKGLEPLAQHIYQQDQPLNQEILAQYINPEMDLNNGEDCLAGSLDIIAEWISDNAELRSILRQLSHKETLLTASAKEEVHDTPYRDYADYKETVMSIPAHRILAINRGERDGFLSVNVDFPREKISSFYARKIIKPHSPTTAVIEDAITDALKRLILPSMEREIRSELKDKAEAQAIKIFGENLDKLLLQSPVMDKKIVAIDPGFRTGCKVAAINESGDVLATDTIYPTAPHNKTAQAEEVLLKLINKHSINLLAIGNGTASRETELFVSELIKKHHLPVNYTIVSEAGASVYSASKIAQEEFPQLDVSLRSAVSIARRLQDPLAELVKIEPKAIGVGQYQHDVNQKALNEKLGGVVEDCVNSVGVNLNTASSQLLSYVAGLTPSLTKKIAAWREKEGSFTTRKQLKKVSGLGPKAFEQCAGFLRIPDSANPLDNTAVHPESYAVVESLTKQLGKPLEKILGDSSLKQLSPKQWAAELNVGLPTLQDIFEELMKPGRDPREDNFPPLFRQDVMELEEINPGMSLQGVVRNVVDFGAFVDIGVHQDGLIHISQLSHNYVKHPLDVLAVGDIVTVTVLDVDVSRKRIGLSLIKNSN, encoded by the coding sequence TCTTAAAAGAAGGTAATACCATTCCTTTTATCGCTCGATATCGCAAAGAAATGACCGGTGGTCTCGATGATAAAACTCTAAGAGATATCGAACAGCGGGTAAGCTACCTTGAAAAACTGACACAACGGAAGGAAGAAATAGCTAAAAATATTGAAGAACAGGGCAAACTTACTGCCCAGCTGACCAAAGAGATTCAAGCAGCCACAACTCTTGCGCGACTGGAGGACCTCTATCGTCCTTATAAGCAGAAAAAAAGCACCAGAGCGGCAAAGGCCCGGGAAAAAGGTCTTGAACCCCTGGCCCAACATATCTACCAACAGGATCAACCCCTTAACCAAGAAATACTTGCCCAATACATAAATCCGGAAATGGACTTGAATAATGGTGAAGACTGCCTTGCCGGTTCTCTGGATATTATTGCAGAATGGATATCAGATAATGCTGAACTGCGCAGCATTTTAAGACAGCTTTCTCACAAAGAAACTCTTCTTACTGCTTCAGCCAAAGAAGAGGTTCATGACACTCCATATCGTGATTACGCTGATTACAAAGAAACTGTCATGTCCATCCCTGCGCACCGAATTTTAGCCATTAACCGTGGTGAACGGGATGGGTTTTTATCAGTAAATGTGGACTTCCCTCGGGAAAAAATCTCTTCTTTTTATGCTCGGAAAATTATCAAGCCACACTCACCCACAACCGCTGTCATAGAAGATGCCATTACGGACGCTTTAAAACGTCTAATACTTCCGTCCATGGAACGAGAAATCCGTTCTGAGCTAAAAGACAAGGCAGAAGCCCAAGCCATCAAAATATTTGGTGAAAACCTTGATAAACTCTTGCTGCAATCGCCGGTAATGGATAAAAAAATAGTGGCTATTGACCCAGGCTTTCGCACCGGATGCAAAGTAGCAGCAATAAACGAATCCGGCGACGTGCTGGCCACCGATACCATTTACCCCACCGCCCCCCATAATAAAACCGCACAGGCAGAAGAGGTATTATTGAAACTTATCAATAAGCACAGCATTAACCTACTCGCAATAGGCAACGGCACCGCCTCCCGGGAAACAGAACTATTTGTCAGCGAGTTAATCAAAAAGCATCATTTGCCGGTAAACTATACCATAGTCAGTGAAGCCGGTGCCAGCGTTTATTCCGCTTCGAAAATTGCTCAAGAAGAGTTTCCACAACTGGATGTATCCTTACGCAGTGCGGTAAGCATCGCCCGGCGCCTGCAGGACCCCCTGGCGGAGTTGGTAAAGATAGAGCCCAAGGCCATCGGTGTGGGCCAATACCAGCATGATGTCAATCAAAAGGCTCTTAACGAAAAATTGGGCGGCGTGGTAGAAGATTGTGTCAACAGCGTCGGGGTCAATCTTAACACTGCATCGTCACAGCTTCTATCCTACGTCGCAGGCCTGACCCCTTCTTTGACAAAAAAAATTGCCGCTTGGCGAGAAAAAGAAGGGTCATTTACCACCAGAAAACAGTTAAAAAAGGTAAGCGGTCTTGGTCCTAAGGCATTTGAACAATGCGCCGGTTTTTTACGAATCCCCGACAGCGCGAACCCATTAGATAATACCGCAGTGCACCCGGAAAGCTACGCCGTAGTGGAGTCTTTGACTAAGCAGCTTGGCAAACCCCTTGAGAAAATCTTAGGTGATAGTTCTCTGAAACAGCTATCCCCAAAACAATGGGCCGCTGAATTAAATGTAGGACTACCTACCCTCCAGGATATTTTTGAAGAATTAATGAAACCGGGTCGTGACCCAAGAGAAGATAACTTTCCGCCGTTGTTCCGTCAAGATGTAATGGAGCTTGAGGAAATTAACCCCGGCATGAGCCTGCAGGGAGTAGTTCGTAACGTAGTGGATTTTGGTGCTTTTGTAGATATTGGTGTCCATCAGGACGGCCTCATCCATATATCTCAACTGAGTCATAACTACGTAAAACACCCCCTGGATGTGCTGGCTGTCGGCGACATCGTCACTGTAACAGTGCTGGATGTAGATGTTTCTAGGAAGAGAATTGGTCTCTCTCTTATAAAAAATAGCAATTAG